Sequence from the Pirellulales bacterium genome:
GCGTTACCGGCTGTATCCCGCCTGGAACGGCAAATTGCAAGTGCGGATCGGCCAAATCGACATTTGGAAAGCCCGGGTATTCCGGTTTGGTCCACAACGTTAAATTGTCGGGCGGAATGCCATTCACCACCCAGCCGGAAATATCTAAGTGAAACGACAACTGCGTGGTAGGCCATTGCACATCGATGGAATGGGGCAAATTCGCTCCTGATGCCGCATCGCGCTGAAACCCGCTGGCCCGTGCCACGGCCAGCAATTGTCCTTGCGGATTGTACACATCCTGTTCCACTATGGCGCCTTCCCATTGGTCGACGACGGTAATTTGTGTTACTTCGCCAGTCGGCATGGCGCGATGACTGCGGATTTCCACTCTGTCGCCATGCACTGGAAACGGTCCTTCCAGGGGCTGCGTGGTGTCAAACCGCGCCAGACCAGCAGCATCGATCAGCCATTCCGGTTCCACCGGCAGGATCTGTCGGGCATTGGACATGGCAAATTGATCGTGCCGGCACACAAAGGTTGCGGGCGGTTGATTCCGAGCCACCCACAGCCAAAACAGATCGTCATTGCTTCCTAAATCCAACTCCGCGCCAGTGAGCGACGAAGCGCGTAACCGCAATCGACGGGGGGGGGCGAGCGCCACAGTGGCCCTGAGCGAGGGTGCCCCGGGTAAGCTGAGCGTAGCCTGCGTAGATTGCAACGATTGCACTCGGTTCGCATTATCGTTCACCAGGGTAATGATTTGGTCGATCGTGGCGGTGGCCGGCAACATTCGGGGCTGGGTATACCCGCGCACCCATTGGTTGCAGCTGGCCCCGCCGGCGGCAAACAGCGTCATCAGCAGGCCCAGCGCCGTGAGTGCAAAGCTTGCCCTGATGGGGCGTCTTGGTTGTCGCGCTGCTGGTTGGATTTCGAAATTCATGCTTTTTAAGCCTTATGTCGCAAACAACAACCGCGCCAGTTCGTCTTGAATTTCTTTGCTACGCGCCTCATCCGGCGCGACAACGGTTACTCGGTACTCTTGCTCCCGCCGGGGGCAGAACAACACCAATGTTTCATGCTGAGCATTTTCGCGCTTCGTTTCTTCCAGCCGGCACACTCGGCGTCGCACCAACAACAGCGCCAACACGTATCGCATGTCGGCCTTGGCTGGATCGTTGGCGAGTTGTTCCAACAAATCGAGCATCACATCGTTGGGCGCCCAATGAACTCGCACTCCTTCGCGCGCTGGCAGCTGCGATTTCCACCAGCCGACGGCTTTTTCGGACGGCCCGGGCCAGGCCTCGGCTGAGTAATCGTATCGCACCAGGTTGGCTCCCTCGGCCGCCAGCACGGAATAAAATTTCTCGCCTGGCCGTAATTCCCGGCCGGTTGCCGCACAACGGCGAGTACAACGAACGCCCTCGTATTCCATGCGCGAAGTTTCCGTGATCAATCGTCAACCGCCCAAGACATGTTTGAGAATGGCAAAGTTCGAAGTGCATCCATTTCAAGCGGCAAGTTTGCGATAAGTCTCGCTCGGCCGGCGGCTTAGCAGCAGCCGAACAGGCCGGGCGCAAGGGGCGACAATCGTATGCCAAAACTCCGCCCCGCTCAAGACAAAAAAGCCACGGCGTTTGAGGTAGCAGCAGCTAGCTTCCGAGACTGATTTGCATTGCCAAAGGCCGATTTTCTCGATACCAGGACATCGTGCGGCGGAGCCCTTCCTCTAATGAAATCTGGGGCGTCCAGGAAAGCAGCTGACTGGCTTTGCTGATGTTGGCCCAAGTGGCCAACACGTCGGCGGGATGGGCGCTGCGGCGCTCGATAATCGGCTGCCGCCCCACCAATTCTGCGATTTGCGCGATCAGCGAATTGAGCGAAGTCAAACGGTCGCCGCCCAAATTGATGACTTCGAACCCCAGTGGCTTGAGCGCGGCCACGGTGCCGCGGGCCACATCGTCCACATAGGTAAAATCTCGCTGCTGCTGGCCATCGCCGAAGACGGTGATCGGTTCCCCTTCGGATATTTTTCGAATGAAGCGGAAGACGCTCATGTCTGGTCGGCCGGCGGGACCGTAAACCGTGAAATAGCGCAGCACACTTACATCGAGCTTGTGCAAATGATGATAAGTGAAGGCCAACGCCTCGGCCGCTTTTTTCGAGGCGGCATACGGCGAAAGAGGCCGGCTGGTGTCGGCGTCTTCCGAAAACGGCACCTGATTGTGACCGCCGTACAAGCTGGAAGTGGAAGCTAGCACAAATTTCGGCACGCCCTGCCGACGGCACAGTTCCAATAAATTCAGCGTCCCTTCGGCATTCGTGCGCAAATAAACCAACGGATCATCCACAGAGGGCTGAACTCCCGCCCGCGCGCCTAAATTTAACACGGCGGCAAACGGCGATCCGCCCACTGCGCCCCCGTCATACTCGGCAAATATCTTTTCCAGCGCCCCCGAATCGGTCATTTCGATCCGCTGAAATTGAAAACGCGGCAGGGGTGTCAACTGTGCCAGACGCCACTCCTTCAACCGCGGATCGTAGGAGGCGTTGAGATTGTCAACGCCCACCACCGCGTGTCCGGCATCGAGCAGAATTTGGCAAACTTTGGAGCCGATGAAGCCCGCCGCGCCGGTGACCAGATATCGCTGTGCCATGTGAACGATTCCTTAGGGTCGGATCACTTCCATCAGCATGTTACGGCAGTAGGTTCGCAGCAGGCAACATGTGTCGGGAAGAAAGCGGCGGTTGCCGACGAGATAATTGGAAATCCGAGGGACGCGGTTAGGGTTTATTCAGGGCGGCACGATGTGCATCGGTAGCGGGCACGGCATGATGGCCGCTGGCATCGCTCAGGCATTTTCCGCCGATGCTGGCGAACATTCGCCCGTCTACTAAGTAGATAAATACGGACCCGACATACTGGATAATGGCAATTTCCAAAGCTTCCTGGGGCGGGGCATCGGGCCGGGGAAGAATGGCAGCTTCGCCATTGGCCTCGAACATCTCTCTGGACATGGCAATACTTCTAATGGTTTGGGTGGGTGTTCCGAAATTCAGGGAAAAATTGGCATGCGGGTACAGCCGTTTCAGTGAAATTGCAAAACCCGCGCCAGCCGATTTGAACCTAACTTAATAGCGAGAAAAATCCGGATAAGCCACGATTTGTGCAGTTACGCCCCCGCTGCTGATGGAAACCAAATAAGTCGTTCATTGGGTGAACCGCTGTTCGCGGTGCAAGCGGTGGCATACCATGATGGCCGGCGCTGGAGGCTTTCGAACTGCTAGATTGAAGCCAACTTTTTCTCACGGAGTGCAATATTGTCTTCCGCCGCCAAAGCTGTCGCCGCCAAACAAATTATCCGCGTGGGGCACAGTCCCGATCCGGACGACGCCTTCATGTTCCACGCGCTGGCCAACGGGAAGATTGACACCGGGCCGTACGAGTTCCGGCACGAGCTGGTCGATATCGAAACGCTCAACCGCCGCGCTTTTAGCGGCGAGTTGGAGCTCACGGCCGTCAGCATTCATGCCTATGCCCACCTCACAGATCAATACGTGTTGTGTCCCTGCGGCGCGAGCATGGGCGATGGTTACGGTCCAATGGTTGTCGCCCCAAGGCAATACAATATTGAAGATTTGAAACTGCTCACTATTGCTGTGCCTGGCACGCTGACCACGGCGTACCTGGCGTTGCGGCTATGCTTAGGCGGGGAATTCAAACACGTGGTCGTGCCATTTGATCAGATCATTGAAGCCGTCGTGAGTGGCGAATACCAAGGTCGACCCGTCGACGCCGGACTAATTATCCACGAAGGGCAACTCACGTACGGGCAGCGCGATCTCAAACTCGCCGTCGACCTGGGACAATGGTGGCTTGACAAAACCGGTCTGCCGCTGCCGCTGGGTGGAAATGTGCTTCGGCGGAATTTAGGCGCGACTACCATCCGTGAGGTGAACCGATTGTTGAAGGAAAGCATTCGCTACGGATTGGCACACCGCGGGGAGGCGCTGGCGCACGCCCTGCAATATGGCCGCGATTTAGACTCGGCCCAGGCAGATAAATTCGTGGGGATGTACGTCAACGATTGGACGCTCGATTTCGGTCCGCGCGGTCGTGAAGCTGTGCGGCGATTGCTGACCGAGGGGCATACGGCGGGGGTGATTCCCAAGCGCGTGGAACCAGAGTTCGTGGAAACCGATTAACCGCCGAGGCGCGAAGACGCAGTGCAGATTGAAAATCAAGAAACCACCGATGAATGCGGATTAACGCAAATGAATACAAATTGTGATGAGTAGCGATCAGTCAAAACGAACTATGCCCCCGCTGCCAGAGCGGCCGGAGTTGCCGGAGCCGGCATTGGCCAAGCCGCGGGGTTCGCTGTGGACATTGGTCATCGTCACGGCGATGGCCGCGGGGTTTTTCATCAGCCTGTATTTTTTGGCCGGCGAGCTGGGCCCCATTGTGTTGGGCATCGGTCTGATTTTGGGAAGCATCTTCGTGATTGCTTGCCTGCACTATTTGTTGTGGGGTCGGTGGCTGGGCGATTCTATCCGGCGAGAGGTGGAAGCCGAGGAGCAAATCGAACAGGCCAACCTGGCCCAAACTCGTCGCGAACAAACTCCGTGAGAGCTCTTAGACCTTCACGTGGCCGAAGTATTCCGGCTCGTTGCCGACTTTCCATTTGATGTTGCAGCCGATGCTGGGCTTTTGCTTTTCGCTGGGCATTTTCCCGGCCAGCACGGCATCGAGTGCGGCCCGTAAATCGCGGCCGGTGACGGGAATTCCGCTGTCGGGTCGGCTGTCGTCCATTTGGCCGCGATAGACCAGGCGGCGATCTTTGTCGAACACGTAAAAATCGGGCGTGCAGGCGGCTTTGTACGCTTTGGCCACCGCCTGCGTTTCGTCGAACAGATAGGGGAACGTATAACCGCGGCTTTCGGCTTCGTGAACCATTTGCTCAGGCGAATCAGCCGGATGGGTGACCGGATTGTTCGAACTGATTCCCACCACCGCCACGCCTTTGGGTTGATAGTCGCGGGCCAACTGCGCCAAGCCGTCGGCCACGTGTTTGACGAAGGGGCAGTGATTGCAGATGAACATAATCAACAGGGCCGGCGCGGCTTTAAAATCGTCGAGCGAAACCGTTCTCCCATCGACATTGGTCAGTTTGAACGGCGGGGCTTTCGTGCCAAGCGGCAGCATGGTGCTGGGGGTCAGTGCCATGGCGATGATCTCCTATGAAATGCGTGGCTTTTCGCGAAATGTTTGCGACCAATGCCCACTTGCTTTAAAATCTTAGCAAACAGCAGGCCGCCAGCTACCCCCGGCCAGCGTGCTGTTTTTGCGACGCCTGCAGAAGTTTTCTCAGAAATTTGGGAAAACGGATGTAAGAAATCTGGTTCGGGAGCGACTTGGCCAGTGCGGATACAAAACGATTCCCGAAATGGTGCCTCCGATGGTCGATTGGGACGAACTTGTGCGTCGGGAAGGAACCGCCGTTTGGCGGACCATTTATCGCCTGGTTAGAAATCAGGCCGATGCCGACGAGTGCTTTCAGGAAACCTTTGTGGCGGCGCTGGAGCTAGCCAATCGTCAGCCGGTGCGAAACTGGCCGGCGCTTTTGCAATGCCTGGCAACCAGCCGGGCGGTGGATCGGATCCGCAAGCGACTGCGGCGAACGAAGAAAGAGGAACTTGCCGATTTGGCACAAGCGGAGGCCAAACAACCCGGCCCTGTGCAACACGCTGAAGCCGCCGAACGGGCAACCAGGCTGCGCTGGGCTTTGGCGCAAATTCCAGCCCGTCAGGCGGAGATTTTTTGTTTGCACGAATTGGGCGGCTGGAAATACGAGGCCCTGGCTGAACGGTTCGCCATGACGGCCAGCGCCGTCGGAGTGCTGCTGCATCGGACGCGGAAAAAACTGCACGATTTGTTGAATTTGCACGGGGCGTTGTCCCAATCGCTACTGGAACAACGACCGACGTAGGAGCGGAGATTATGTCAGATCATCAAAATCAAAACGACGAAATTTCGAAAGCTGTTATGGCACTCCAAGAATTGCCGGTTCCGGAAGGTCCGTCGCCGGAAACGGTTTCTCGAACTTTGGCGGCGCTGCGTGCGGCCGCCGATCGGCCGCAATCGATTCCGCTGTTTTGCCCAATAAACACTTTGCGTTGGGCTGTTCAGGCAACTGCACTGTTGGGCATTGCGGCCGCGGTGCTGGTGATGTGCCTGGTGTTTTCCAATTTGGGCGGCGGTTCGGTGGCGTTTGCTCAAGTAGCCCAAAAGCTGCATGATGCATTCACGCTGTCTTATGACTCTACCATTACCAGCCCGGGCGAGCAGGAGCCAAAACTG
This genomic interval carries:
- a CDS encoding MqnA/MqnD/SBP family protein, translated to MSSAAKAVAAKQIIRVGHSPDPDDAFMFHALANGKIDTGPYEFRHELVDIETLNRRAFSGELELTAVSIHAYAHLTDQYVLCPCGASMGDGYGPMVVAPRQYNIEDLKLLTIAVPGTLTTAYLALRLCLGGEFKHVVVPFDQIIEAVVSGEYQGRPVDAGLIIHEGQLTYGQRDLKLAVDLGQWWLDKTGLPLPLGGNVLRRNLGATTIREVNRLLKESIRYGLAHRGEALAHALQYGRDLDSAQADKFVGMYVNDWTLDFGPRGREAVRRLLTEGHTAGVIPKRVEPEFVETD
- a CDS encoding NAD-dependent epimerase/dehydratase family protein; this translates as MAQRYLVTGAAGFIGSKVCQILLDAGHAVVGVDNLNASYDPRLKEWRLAQLTPLPRFQFQRIEMTDSGALEKIFAEYDGGAVGGSPFAAVLNLGARAGVQPSVDDPLVYLRTNAEGTLNLLELCRRQGVPKFVLASTSSLYGGHNQVPFSEDADTSRPLSPYAASKKAAEALAFTYHHLHKLDVSVLRYFTVYGPAGRPDMSVFRFIRKISEGEPITVFGDGQQQRDFTYVDDVARGTVAALKPLGFEVINLGGDRLTSLNSLIAQIAELVGRQPIIERRSAHPADVLATWANISKASQLLSWTPQISLEEGLRRTMSWYRENRPLAMQISLGS
- a CDS encoding sigma-70 family RNA polymerase sigma factor, whose translation is MVPPMVDWDELVRREGTAVWRTIYRLVRNQADADECFQETFVAALELANRQPVRNWPALLQCLATSRAVDRIRKRLRRTKKEELADLAQAEAKQPGPVQHAEAAERATRLRWALAQIPARQAEIFCLHELGGWKYEALAERFAMTASAVGVLLHRTRKKLHDLLNLHGALSQSLLEQRPT
- a CDS encoding thioredoxin family protein, with the protein product MALTPSTMLPLGTKAPPFKLTNVDGRTVSLDDFKAAPALLIMFICNHCPFVKHVADGLAQLARDYQPKGVAVVGISSNNPVTHPADSPEQMVHEAESRGYTFPYLFDETQAVAKAYKAACTPDFYVFDKDRRLVYRGQMDDSRPDSGIPVTGRDLRAALDAVLAGKMPSEKQKPSIGCNIKWKVGNEPEYFGHVKV